GCCCCGGACGCGCTTTATGCGATGATGGAACGCGGATGGGAGGTACGCGAAGACGCGAAGAAGGCGCGAAGTTCGCGACGCGATGATTGAGCGCAGGTTATATGGATGGAGCGGGATTGACGCGGATTGTTCATAGTCGAATCAACCTCCCAGGCCTGAATACTAGATCCTTCGACTCCGACTTCGCTGCGCTCCGTCTTTGCTCAGGATGACAGGGGCATTTCCTGAAACCCCTGCGCGGCCAGCCGCGCCGTTTGATCTCATGCGGCGCCTGTCATCCTGAGCGGAGCGCAGCGGAGTCGAAGGATCTCGTAGGGCAGGGCTCCGGTGCGGGGTCTCCGACGGTCGCGTCATGCCTGCGGCATTCCGGGAATTGGGTGGGGTTGTTCGATTTTCAACCCAGAGGGCGTCCCTACAGGACGCTCCGAATTCCGGCATTTCAGGCCAAAATGGCGATCAACCCTGAACGGGTGAAATGATTGTAGCAAAAAAAGTCCATCCCATTTCACAGGAATTAACACCTCGATTTTGTAAAATAGATCGTTGTGTCAGCCTCAAAATTAAGTGTTAGCGACTAAACCATTCATCTTAATAAAAACTAAAATGTTAGCGATTTGTTCAAGGACTGTTTATCCCAAAAACCTCATGCCGCATTTATTGAGCGCAGTTTTACTGTTCATCCTGATGCTTCCCGATCCTGCGCAGGGCTGGGGACGTACGGGGCATTTCATCACCGGGGAGATTGCGCAGCGGCACCTCACGCCGGAAGCCGCGGCGCACGTAGAGCGCATCCTGGGTGAAACAAGTCTGGCCGTTGCAACGGTCTGGATGGATCAGGTCCGGTCGCAGGATGCCTTCCGGCACACCGCTGACTGGCACTGGGTCACCATCCCTGACGGCATGCGCTACGAAGAAGCTGAGCACAACCCGAACGGCGATGTTGTAGAAGCCTTTGAGCGGCAAATCGCGGCGCTCAAATCCGGCGAACTTTCACCCGAAGAAGAGCGCGACGCTTTTCGCATGGTCATTCACATGATTGGCGACATGCATCAGCCGCTGCACGTTGGCACAGGCGAGGACCGCGGCGGAAATGACGTGCGGGTGCAATGGCTCGGCAACCGCTCCAACCTGCACCGCGTCTGGGATACCGACATGATCGAATCCTGGGGACTTACCACAACGCAGTTCACCGACGCCCTCCTCATTCTGGATGAGGAAACCATCGCAGCCTGGAAACAGGGCGGGCCTCGTGACTGGGCGCATGAATCCATGGTGTACCGAAGCGACATCTACGACCTGCCCGAAAACCTCGAACTCGGCTGGGAGTACCGCAACCGCAACTTCCATATTGTCGAAAAACGCCTCCTTCAGTCCGGCCTTCGGATTGCGATGGTGATTAATGAGATTTATGGGAGCTAATCACCCGCCTCCAACGAAATTACGATCGCCTGATCTGCGTTGATAAGTCAGGGAAATTGTCAGTACATTTACCCTGACAAGTGCTATGCAGATCAAAATTAACTTATGAAAATCGGCCTCATCTCAGATACGCATTCTTACCTCGATCCGCAGGTGGCGGAGTACTTCGCGGGGTGCGATGAAATATGGCATGCCGGAGATTTCGGCACGCTCAAAATTGCAGAAGAACTTCAGCAACTCGCGCCGCTCCGGGGCGTTTACGGCAACATAGACGGACAGGACATCCGGCAGCTTTATCCGCACAGCCTGCGTTTTGCGTGCGAAGGCGTCAACGTATTTATGACCCATATCGGGGGCAATCCGGGCCGCTATGCCATCCCCATTCGCAAGGAACTCTACGGCAACCCGCCTGATCTGTTTATCTGCGGACACAGTCACATCCTAAAAATAGCCCGCGACAAAGAGGCGGGAAATCTGCTGTTCATGAATCCCGGTGCCGCCGGCCGGCATGGCTTTCAGGTAGAGCGCACTCTCGTTCGGTTTCAGGTGGAGGCCGGAAAACTCTTCGACGTACAGGTCATCATCCTCGGAAAACGCTGAGCGGCAAGCCCGAAAGCCGGAAGCCAATCATTCCTATCCCGACCTTTTAACCTATTCATACCCAAATGATCATCTCTATTTTTGATTCCCTCCGCTTTGAAAAGTCCTACATCGAAAAGGCTAACAACAGGCGGCATGAGCTGCGCTTCCTCAAGCCCGAGCTCAGCGAACAAACCGCAAGCCTGGCACAAGGCTCTGATGTCGCCCTCATTTTCGTAAATGACAAAGCCGACGACAAAATTCTGAAAACGCTGCACGAAGTGGGGGTCCGGTATATCGCGCTGCGCTCGGCGGGTTTCAACAATGTCGATCTCGAGGCCGCACACGAACTTGGCATGAAAGTCGCCAACGTGCCGGAATATTCGCCTCATGCGGTTGCCGAACACACCGTTGCGCTCATGCTGGGCCTGAACCGCAAGCTGATCCGGGCGCACAACCGCATACGCGATCTCAACTTCTCCCTCGATGGGCTGATTGGCTTCGACATGTACGGCAAAACCGCGGGCGTGGTCGGGACCGGGAAAATCGGGGCGGAAGTTGCAAAGCTCCTGCACGGCTTTGGCTGCAAGGTGCTCTGCTACGACATCCGCGAAAATGCATCCCTTGTGAAAGCCATCAGTCCCGAGTATGTCGCCCTCGAAGAGCTGTTTTCGCGCTCCGACATCATCACCCTGCACGCCCCCCTCAACAAGCACACCTATCACATGGTCGATGAAAAAGCGGTCGGGCAGTTCAAAAAAGGCGTGATGCTCATCAACACTTCCCGCGGCGGCCTCATCAAAACGGAGGCGGTCATCAACGGCCTGAAGCAGGGCGTTATCGGCTACCTCGGCCTCGATGTGTATGAGGAAGAGGAAGGCCTGTTCTTCCACGATCATTCCGAGCAGATTCTGCAGGATGATATGCTTGCGCGCCTGCTCGTGTTCCAGAATGTGCTCATCACGAGCCATCAGGCGTTCCTGACGGATACCGCGCTCCGCAATATTTCGGACACCACCTTCGAGAACATCAACGCCTGGGCTGACGGCAAGTCTGCCCCCAACGAAATTAAACCGGCACCCGAATCCTGATGAAGACATCACAGCCCGGGATTTCGACGCGTATTGGCGTAAATGTGTATGAAACCGAGCATGATCCCCATGCCGGAAGCTGTCTGCTCAGCCTCCCCCATCACGCTGAACGGCTCTCAGACGCGGCCTTCTTTTTTGTAACGGGTGAGGCGGGCTGCCGGCTGCTTTCGAAATCGGATCCGGCCGGGGAAGGTGCGACCCGTTCCGCTGCGGAAGGTTTTGGATGGATGGGGAAGCCTGCGCTCCGCATTGCGGCAACATTTCCAAAGCCCGTTTACCTTTCGGTATTGTTGCAGGATTTGGCACAACTTGCGGCAGAAGCGGGACTCGACCCCGAGCGACCGCTCGGGATTCGGCTGAAAGCGGAATGTGCACAGCTTGAGTACGAAGAAAGCCCCGGTGGCGGCTATCATGAACAGGAAGAGGTCAGCCTCGATGAGGCGGCGGGCTTTTTGTTTTTGAAGCCGGAGCACATCCCCCGCGATGACGACAACATTCGGGCGCTCAGCCGTTATCTCGCAACACAGCCTGCCGGGGGAGGCGTCTATGCCCTGCTGCTGTCGACCCTCCGCGGGCTGTCTTCTGACCGGCTGACCGGCGATACAGCCATCATTCAGCCCGAAACCCTGCTGCGCCGCGCCGACATCTCCCTATTTGCTCCGCACCGCAGCTGTGACGCGGCAGATTTCCTGCTGAAATAAGCTGCCCTCAAATTTACAATCCGATTCATTTTTTCATCCATGCTTCTGTTTTCGCTACTGACTGCCCTCTTGTTGCTGACATCCCCGCTGCAAACGGCAACTTCACAGGACCGCATCAGCTTTATTTTTTCGGAGGAAACCCGCGTTGACAACGCCATCCTCACCCTCGAAGACGGGAGTCAGTGGCGGATGATGCAGACTGCAGAAGCACTTGGCAGCCTCGAAGCCGGCAGCGAAATTCCCGTCGTACTACTCGGCAGCCGGGGATCGCAATCTGCCCTTGTGTATGCCCTCGGTACGGAAATTCCGGTAACGCGCCTGAGCGGCGAGCCCGTTTTTGCAGAAGGCTTCCGCACCATGCTCCTCTACGCCGACCCCGAAACCCGCCGCCTGCACCTCGCCGACGGCACCGTGCGCCGCATAACAAACGCTGATGCCGACTTAAACTTCCGCAGTGACCGCATCACCGAAATCATCATCACCCGCGACCGCCGGCATGCTATCGATCTCACAACCGGCACCCGCTACGCAGTATCGCCACCGGTGAGGTGAAAGGGGGGGGGGGATGGTGATTTGAACTGAGATTGGGAATTCAGATATTTGGCTGCCCGCCTGACCACGATTGCACAGAGCTGTGATTTGAACTGAGATTGGGAATTCAGATATTCATATCAAAATGAGCGAGAACAAAACCACAGCTGTGATTTGAACTGAGATTGGGATTTCAGATATTTTCGGATTGTTTCAATCTATCTTCTTGTGTGCTGTGATTTGAACTGAGATTGGGATTTCAGATATTCGGCTTAAAAATATCCCTCAAGTGTAACAGGCTGTGATTTGAACTGAGATTGGGATTTCAGATATTGGATGTCGTACATAACAAGCCCTTCGGAAAGCTGTGATTTGAACTGAGATTGGGATTTCAGATATTTATTCTCGAGGACGGGCGCGCTTTCTTTCGGCTGTGATTTGAACTGAGATTGGGATTTCAGATATTTCGAGCCGGGGAAGGTTTCGGTAGATTTTAGCTGTGATTTGAACTGAGATTGGGATTTCAGATATTCGGGTCGGCTTCTGAAGCGATTGAGTACGTGCTGTGATTTGAACTGAGATTGGGATTTCAGATATTGCGGGCTGATGTGACTGTTAGCGTTACGGCGCTGTGATTTGAACTGAGATTGGGATTTCAGATATTGCATAAAGCAATTTATCGCGGTCACTCCTAGCTGTGATTTGAACTGAGATTGGGATTTCAGATATTTCGCCCTCCCCGGCATGTGCAGGAATAGCGGCTGTGATTTGAACTGAGATTGGGATTTCAGATATTTTCTAAGATTGAGAAGCAAATTGATGACCTGCTGTGATTTGAACTGAGATTGGGATTTCAGATATTGTTGACATGGCATTGCGCAAATACTTTAACGCTGTGATTTGAACTGAGATTGGGATTTCAGATATTGTTTGGCCTGCTTTGGTTATTTGGCTCTCGGCTGTGATTTGAACTGAGATTGGGATTTCAGATATTAGCGAACATATCACTCATATTTGTGACGTTGCTGTGATTTGAACTGAGATTGGGATTTCAGATATTCACAAACTCAGACGCAAAATGGTGGGCTTGGCTGTGATTTGAACTGAGATTGGGATTTCAGATATTTAACACGTTTATAACACGAAAATAACGAAAGCTGTGATTTGAACTGAGATTGGGATTTCAGATATTAAGCAGGGAAATCTTGTAATCACGCCAGGCGCTGTGATTTGAACTGAGATTGGGATTTCAGATATTACCCTGCCCGTTATTTAATATCGTGATATGGCTGTGATTTGAACTGAGATTGGGATTTCAGATATTTCGCCCTCCCCGGCATGTGCAGGAATAGCGGCTGTGATTTGAACTGAGATTGGGATTTCAGATATTTTCTAAGATTGAGAAGCAAATTGATGACCTGCTGTGATTTGAACTGAGATTGGGATTTCAGATATTCCGATGAATATGCGTTCACGACTGATGGACGCTGTGATTTGAACTGAGATTGGGATTTCAGATATTTTTCTATCTGGTAGATGCCTATTGCCGCCAGCTGTGATTTGAACTGAGATTGGGATTTCAGATATTGCACCGGGAAAGGCTAATAAGCGCAGGACTGCTGTGATTTGAACTGAGATTGGGATTTCAGATATTATTTGGTCGAGAAGGGTAAGGGGATTATTTGCTGTGATTTGAACTGAGATTGGGATTTCAGATATTAAGCGGCTTGTCTTCCTGCTCATACTTCAGGCTGTGATTTGAACTGAGATTGGGATTTCAGATATTACTTCTTAGTATATGTATATCACTGTTAGGCTGTGATTTGAACTGAGATTGGGATTTCAGATATTAACGTATGACCGTCGTGTAGGTTATGCGCAGCTGTGATTTGAACTGAGATTGGGATTTCAGATATTGAGCATGGGAGAAGCAGGGAAATCTTGTAAGCTGTGATTTGAACTGAGATTGGGATTTCAGATATTCAACGTCAGCCGGTGCAACGATGGCTCTTTGCTGTGATTTGAACTGAGATTGGGATTTCAGATATTTATTCTCGAGGACGGGCGCGCTTTCTTTCGGCTGTGATTTGAACTGAGATTGGGATTTCAGATATTTAACTATTAAGCCTTAACGCGCTTCAAATAGCTGTGATTTGAACTGAGATTGGGATTTCAGATATTTACCACTCAGCGTTGAAGCGTTCGGGCCACGCTGTGATTTGAACTGAGATTGGGATTTCAGATATTAGCATGAACGGCGTTGACATGGCATTGGTCGCTGTGATTTGAACTGAGATTGGGATTTCAGATATTTTACGGTCAAAGTAAGCAATTCGATTCAGCGCTGTGATTTGAACTGAGATTGGGATTTCAGATATTCAACAATGCGCTAATGAACAGGCTGCACTAGCTGTGATTTGAACTGAGATTGGGATTTCAGATATTAAGGGATTGATAAAGCCCGCAGATGTTTTAGCTGTGATTTGAACTGAGATTGGGATTTCAGATATTGAAGGTGGTGTTGTGGACGCAGACATCCTCGCTGTGATTTGAACTGAGATTGGGATTTCAGATATTATGGGCTGAGGGCACCAGTCCCCGGGCTGAGCTGTGATTTGAACTGAGATTGGGATTTCAGATATTAATTATCAGCGAGGAGCAAGCCCGCGCAAAGCTGTGATTTGAACTGAGATTGGGATTTCAGATATTCAACCGCATATTCGATCAGGTCGAAGATGCGCTGTGATTTGAACTGAGATTGGGATTTCAGATATTATTTTTGGCGAACAGCAGGAATTGGGCTATGCTGTGATTTGAACTGAGATTGGGATTTCAGATATTATACTGGAATCGGGATTCACAGGTTTGGACGCTGTGATTTGAACTGAGATTGGGATTTCAGATATTTTCGACATCCCCGCACATGCTGGGGAGGGCGCTGTGATTTGAACTGAGATTGGGATTTCAGATATTAAATTGATTGATGAATCAAAGCTGAAAAAAGCTGTGATTTGAACTGAGATTGGGATTTCAGATATTCGGTTAAAAATGTTCACCACACAATACAATGCTGTGATTTGAACTGAGATTGGGATTTCAGATATTGCAGCGCATAAAATGGGGTTTGATTTTACCGCTGTGATTTGAACTGAGATTGGGATTTCAGATATTACGCCCCTTCGTAATGGCTTATGTACCATTGCGTTGGGGCGTTTTTTGGTTTAAAAAAATAGCTATCATCTTTCCTGAATGTGCATGTGCGTCTTCTTTTTTAGAAAAATTCGAGCTGCTGCGGGGGGGGCGGAAGGCGCTCTTCCTTTGCACCCCAAATGTTGACAATCTGTCCGTATTGCTTATCGGTAAGGGTAATGATGCTCACAAAGCCTTCTTTTGGCACCAGGTCTTTTACGGTTTCAATATGGGATTCTGCGCTTTCGCGGCTGCCGCAGTGCCGGGCATAGACCGAGAGCTGAAAGCGCTGAAAGCCATCGTGTTTCAGGTTCTGCCGGAATTTGTTCGCGGCTTTCATGTACTTATCGGTTGTTACGGGAAGGTCAAAGGTTACAAAGAGCCACATGGTTTCATAAGCGTTTAATCGTGAATAACTCATGGGTGAATTAGGGTTTTTGGGATTTACGTTAAAGCTCGGGATAGCTCAGACGGGTGTCTTCCTTCAGAAAGCAGCGCGCAAGCGAAGCTGTTGTTTCCGAAAGGCCGAGCATCAGTGGCCTGATTTTGTTCCCGATACACACATCGCTGTACAGTATTTGTAACAGCATGGCTTTTTCTGCTTTACCGAGGGTATCCGGCGGGCTGTTGGCCTCCAGATATTCGAGTACCGCAAAATCTACAAACGGCCGGTAGGGCTCCATGAGATCATCAGCCAGGCCGTAGGCATTGTATTGGTTGTGATGATGGATGCCAATGCCGGGCAGCAGGCCCGAGCCGGAAATGGCCCGGGCGGTAGCGGCCCGCAGGATGGCATACCCAAAATTGAGCAGGTTGTTCGGCGGTGCCCCGTCCCGACGACGCAGAAAGCCGTCCCCAAAAAGGGACGGCCAATAGATGCGGGCAGCCTGCGCTTCCTTGTTCTCCGGATCGCCGCTTTTGACCTTGCGGGCTGCGTAGCGCAGCGGTGCATCGTTCTTTCCCTGCACTTTTAGCAGCGCGGCCTGATTGCTGATCTTGGCTTTTACCGTTTGTTTCCAAAGCTGCTTCATCAGCGGTACCGTTGCCGCGATCTGCGCCCGATAGGTACGGGTTTGCGTACTGTGCCCTTCAAGCCGGAACAGCATGGCCTCCGGATGATGGTTGGTGCCGCAAAAAACAACCGCCGTATTGTGCGTGCAGGCATGCTGCACAACCGCCTGCGTAAAAGTCGTTTGGGCATGATCCAGAATGATAAACCCGAGATCCGAAAAAGGTCTGCTGTGCTCCTCTTTGTTTTGCTTGTTGTACAGCACAAGCTGTGACATGCGAACGCTCAGATGCATCGGGCTTGTGATATGGAGGATTTTTTTGAGCATGTTTCAGATAAAAGTGATGCCTCCTTTTTCATCAATCGTGAAATGATAATCTTGGATGAGAAATTGATAGTTTTTTGAACCAATATGATAGTATGGTAATGGTTCAATTGAAGCTTTGTACTTCGAGTATCCACTTATCATTAGTTTTTCGGGTGACTTACCGTTTGCATTTTCAAAGTCTGATTTGAATTGAATTTTACCACGTGATTCTTGAAAATACTGAAACTTCATCCTTCCGTCTTTTTCAAGATTTACAGCTTTGTAGAGCCTATCCGTCAGCTCTTTTTCTGAAAGCTCCGTCAGTTCATCAGGGCTTTCGAGGTAAAAGCATACGAGGGTATTTTTCCGGATCAGGCCAAAAAAGCTTTTGCCATTCATTTCCGGCGCTACCAGGTCCTGCTCTCTGCGAAAGTCCCGCTGACTTGCCTTGAGGTGCTGCGTCGCTTCCATCAGGTTAATCAGGGCATAGTCATGGCGGCCTTTGTCATCGCGGTAAATGGCCATCGCATAGTTTTCCTTGTTATTCACATACAGCTGCTGCTTATAAGCATGCTTGGACTGATCGCGGTGCTGTTTAAATCCGGGCAGCGGCTCGGTCAGTTTCGCCTTTATGCGCACTTTGCGAATAGGGGTCCAAACGGTCTTACCTTTCTTCGGCGGGATGTGGAATAAGCGGCTGATTTCATTTTCAACCGATTTGATCTCAGCTTCGAGCGTAGCTTTTGATGCAGCCTCCGCATCTTTAGCTTCCTTTTGAAGGGCTTTTAAACGGTCATTAAGCGCTTTTTGCCGCGGTATATCGCGAAGTACAATTTCACGGATATTGGGGTCTATAATTTTTGTTGCGTCTTTCACATCCATGCCGTCAATGGACTTCCTCACCACAAACATATCTTTACTTTTCTCCGGCTCATGCGGATTCATGATTCTGCCATAGAAGGTTTCTTCATGCAGTGCACCCCTCGCCGTATCCCCCTGCTGATAGATAAACTCCTCCGGTTTGTGATGTTTGCGCTGCTTCACACCCCGTTTTCGGAGAATTTTCCGGACCTGCTTTTTGGGCTTGTCGGTATCGGTGTGCACCACAATTAAATCTTCATGCAGTTGCTGCATATCGGTCGTGAAGGTATCCCATGGTTTGGTTTCCCGCAGGACTTCCCGCATGGCAGCGAGCTGACCTTCTTCCTGCAGGCGCCAGGCATGTGAGAGCCGGTTATGGCTGTCGCGGGTAATGCAGGCAATGGTTACGGCATCGATGGCATGATGGGCATGGTTGCTACGGTTTTTAGGCGCCATTTCCCACAGGCCGGTTTCATCATTAAAAAAGTCCTGCAATCCCCAGGCTTTTCTGAAATGTGCTACCATTTCCCCGTTAATGGGAAAAACATTCGGATTTCCCCGCCGGTTTTTGAACAGGCTTCCCAGAAAGTCTTTCGCATACCGGGTAATAATGCCGGTATCAACCTTCTGACTGATTTTAAAGCCCTCAGGTATTTCCGTTGCCGTAAACCTTTTTACTTTACCGCGCCAGTAATCCCGTTCCATACTAAGCTCATGTCGCTGCATGATGAGCTTGTCTTTTTGGTCTTTGGTCGTTGCAGCTTTGGTACGCCGCGACAGCCGGTTGATTCTGTCTTCGAGCGCATCAGCCTTCTCCACCCAATGGCGGATGCGCTGAACATAATCGTCATAGTTCTCCAGCTCTGAGGGCATCCGGTTACGCTTAACATCCCGGTTAAATGTGCGCTCGGATAGGGTTTTGTTCATCATGGAATTATCGAGCGTGCGGCTCCGGGGCAGGGTGTGCTCAATGTCATATTTGGGGTCATCACCGATAAAATCGGACAGGCCAATTTTGTCTCCTGTGTACAGGCAGATGCCGTTTTGCTCCTTCCAAAGCTGATACTTTTGGATGTCGGTCTCTGTAGGTTCGATGGTTTGGTTCTTTTGTTCTTTGTACAACCGAATAATTTCATCGCGGTACTCGCTCCGCTCATTTTGCCGTTTTCTTTGATAGTTTTCTATCGCTTTCCGCTTGTTGGCGTCGTTGAGTTCACGCGCCAGCTCAATATGAATGCTTGTTTTTTCATCAATCAGCTCTTCGGCCAGCAAATGGTTAATCAGTTGCCGGAGCTGCTGTAAGGAGCGCATCACGACCGGATTTTTCAGGGATGATTTCAGGGGATTCGGCAGTCCGTACAGCGGTTTACCATCCTTCATCAGCGGTTCCCCTTTTCGAAGTATCACTTCCGGCACAAAGCGCTCAATTGCGGAAGGGTGATAAAGTTTTTTGAGCATTTTGGGAGACGCAACCACAGCTACTTCGCCAATTTTCTTACCCTTAAGGGCCTTTTCAATGCGATCTTCCAAACGCGCAGTTCTCTGAAAGACGGGCTCATCCCGGTCGGTTTTCATGGCTGCATTGAAAATAGATACGGCCTGACTAATCAGGCTTTGCTGATGGGGATGCTCCTGCCAGGTTTTCTTTCCGAATTTAAAGCTGAGTTTATGCTCGAGTTCTGCCCTTACCCAATGCGGATTTTCGGGTTCGGTCATTTTTCCGTCCCGTACATTTCGCACAATTTCATTAACGGCAAAGTAAAGCTGCTGCAGCTCGTCGTGTCCGTCAATAATGGAAATCAGTTGCTCTGTGATCTCAGCCTGATTTGCTGCATTTTCCCATATTTCGGGTTTGATGATTTCAGGAAGCTTGGCCAGAAACACGGCGTGACTGTATATCAGCCCTTCCCGCAGCCAGGGCAGAATAAGCTTGATGGCTTTGAGGCTAAGGTTGGCGTAATCATTCCGGAAGGGCGGGATTTTTGTAAACCGGGCGGTTTCCTGCGCGGTAAGGGAGGTGAAGGTATCGGCAAAACGGCGCAGCGCGCTTTCGCGGGTTACATCGGTGAAGCTGCTGCGGTCTCCGGCGGTATCGGCAAAATACAGGGCCTGCCAATAGCGGGTAATGATGTCATTTTCGGAAAGCGATTTTCCGGTCCATCGGTTTACGATTAATGTTTTCCAATGCAGGTGCTCGTCCGGGCTGTTTTTGAAAACCTGCATTAACCGGCCCGTAAAGGGACACCCGCTTACCGTAGTTGCCGGATTGTAATTTACTTTAACAGAATATTCCGCAGCACGGTGATCCTTCCTGTAACAGTAGGTATCTTTTCCAAAAAGCCGGTCAAAAATATCCGAAACGGGAAAACTCGGTTTGCTAACCCGGTAAAATAAAGGCTCAACTTCGGATTTTTCGGCTTCCGAAAGCGGCCGCATGTGAAGATCGTCAGCGGTCTGAACAGCAATATTATTCAAAAAACTGCGCATTCTGTATTCCTCAAACAACGGATGTGTGATGGGGCAGCGTGATTTTGACGGCTCAAACGGGCATTTGCCGACACTGCCTTTTTGGGACTTTAGCGGACGCTGAAAAAAGATGGCGCGGTGCAGCTGCTTCCGTAATTCATCGGGGAGCTGCTGTTTATCAGCAATCAGGTTGAATTCGGCTTCGTAATGACTTTCCCGCTCGGTATAGCGGCCTCGGATGCGGTTTTCATACAAGCTGCGGTCTTGCTGCATCAGCTGGTGAAAGTACTGCCCGAGCGTTTCACAATCGGCTGCTTCTATGGCTTCAGACAACTCGGTTATGCTTTTCTTCACAAGCCCCATATTTTCTTTGTCGGTCAGCAGGCTTTCCGTTACTGCAATCACCGCATCGGCATCTGTTTCATTACCGCCGGCAACTTTCCTGATTTTTCTTGCAAATGCTTTTACCGTTTTGTCATCGCTTTCAAGGTGAATGTCAGCCAGGTCTCTTAGCTTGTCTTTCAGCAGAAGGGCGTCTTCAGCAACCAGGGGATCTCTCAGAAGCTCTTCATACTGCAGCTTAGCGGCCTCAAGAGGCTCATCAGCTCCGGCGTCTTTTCGGTTACTTGCAAAACCGCGCCGCTGTGCGAGGTGATAAAACGCGCGCCCAAGTTTAAAGGCAAGCTCCGGCTTGTTCCGCCAGTCTTGCGTTTCCCGGGAAAAAAGATCGCGGTACGCATAAGGGTGTTCTTGTTGAAGCGCATCGGTACGCTGCCAGCTTAGGAAAGCTTCTTCCATCGGATAAGCTTTATAGCCGCTTTTTTTCCAGGCTGTAAGTTCGTCAGGGCTAAGCGGGCAGAGGGGCGGATCATGTTCAATAAGGGCTTTGAGGGTGAAGTATTTACGGTACCTTTTTCTTGCCTTTAGCCTTCGGCTGCTACGCTTCTGCGTGCGTTCGCTTGCTTTGGATGATTCACCCGATTTATCTCTGTTCACTCCCAAAGGGAATATTTTGACGCCTTTATCAACAAGTTCGAAACGCCTGTTATGTTGCTCCACGATAGCCCAACCCAAAGAGTTGGTGCCCATATCAAGACCAAGAATTTTTTTACCCATGATGAATTAAATAATATTATAATTGACTGTAACAGCAATTAGCAATATATTTCATCCGAAGAACTAATCCCAATCAGTTCTTATCACAGCAAGGCTATAATGCCGAAGGGATTTACCCTAAGCCTGGTTTCGGCCGGGCTTTTTTTATTTTATACCGTTTGTGTTTCACAGCA
This genomic stretch from Cyclonatronum proteinivorum harbors:
- the cas9 gene encoding type II CRISPR RNA-guided endonuclease Cas9 (Cas9, originally named Csn1, is the large, multifunctional signature protein of type II CRISPR/Cas systems. It is well known even to general audiences because its RNA-guided endonuclease activity has made it a popular tool for custom editing of eukaryotic genomes.), which encodes MGKKILGLDMGTNSLGWAIVEQHNRRFELVDKGVKIFPLGVNRDKSGESSKASERTQKRSSRRLKARKRYRKYFTLKALIEHDPPLCPLSPDELTAWKKSGYKAYPMEEAFLSWQRTDALQQEHPYAYRDLFSRETQDWRNKPELAFKLGRAFYHLAQRRGFASNRKDAGADEPLEAAKLQYEELLRDPLVAEDALLLKDKLRDLADIHLESDDKTVKAFARKIRKVAGGNETDADAVIAVTESLLTDKENMGLVKKSITELSEAIEAADCETLGQYFHQLMQQDRSLYENRIRGRYTERESHYEAEFNLIADKQQLPDELRKQLHRAIFFQRPLKSQKGSVGKCPFEPSKSRCPITHPLFEEYRMRSFLNNIAVQTADDLHMRPLSEAEKSEVEPLFYRVSKPSFPVSDIFDRLFGKDTYCYRKDHRAAEYSVKVNYNPATTVSGCPFTGRLMQVFKNSPDEHLHWKTLIVNRWTGKSLSENDIITRYWQALYFADTAGDRSSFTDVTRESALRRFADTFTSLTAQETARFTKIPPFRNDYANLSLKAIKLILPWLREGLIYSHAVFLAKLPEIIKPEIWENAANQAEITEQLISIIDGHDELQQLYFAVNEIVRNVRDGKMTEPENPHWVRAELEHKLSFKFGKKTWQEHPHQQSLISQAVSIFNAAMKTDRDEPVFQRTARLEDRIEKALKGKKIGEVAVVASPKMLKKLYHPSAIERFVPEVILRKGEPLMKDGKPLYGLPNPLKSSLKNPVVMRSLQQLRQLINHLLAEELIDEKTSIHIELARELNDANKRKAIENYQRKRQNERSEYRDEIIRLYKEQKNQTIEPTETDIQKYQLWKEQNGICLYTGDKIGLSDFIGDDPKYDIEHTLPRSRTLDNSMMNKTLSERTFNRDVKRNRMPSELENYDDYVQRIRHWVEKADALEDRINRLSRRTKAATTKDQKDKLIMQRHELSMERDYWRGKVKRFTATEIPEGFKISQKVDTGIITRYAKDFLGSLFKNRRGNPNVFPINGEMVAHFRKAWGLQDFFNDETGLWEMAPKNRSNHAHHAIDAVTIACITRDSHNRLSHAWRLQEEGQLAAMREVLRETKPWDTFTTDMQQLHEDLIVVHTDTDKPKKQVRKILRKRGVKQRKHHKPEEFIYQQGDTARGALHEETFYGRIMNPHEPEKSKDMFVVRKSIDGMDVKDATKIIDPNIREIVLRDIPRQKALNDRLKALQKEAKDAEAASKATLEAEIKSVENEISRLFHIPPKKGKTVWTPIRKVRIKAKLTEPLPGFKQHRDQSKHAYKQQLYVNNKENYAMAIYRDDKGRHDYALINLMEATQHLKASQRDFRREQDLVAPEMNGKSFFGLIRKNTLVCFYLESPDELTELSEKELTDRLYKAVNLEKDGRMKFQYFQESRGKIQFKSDFENANGKSPEKLMISGYSKYKASIEPLPYYHIGSKNYQFLIQDYHFTIDEKGGITFI